A stretch of the uncultured Desulfovibrio sp. genome encodes the following:
- a CDS encoding DUF1351 domain-containing protein → MQQEIIDTTAQAAVPQDGGLALFDLKVTATPLVITFDVDVLNAAVDAVLKPYEGRVVGEGELAGIKSEMSALNKVKDKLEAARKDIAGQISAPVREFEAQVKGAVQRIIDGRGKLDAQVKAFEQKQRESRRAKVQAIIDEVLEPAKLDGLAIDIDERWLNKSAKDKDIRAEVENIALREKTRLMEAEQLERARQDRILLIEQAVESAGKRYGFDLPVAKFSRLFSLEWDTNNALAQVDEWFAAEAERRKPVDPAPTVEAEPVEQPIQQEAPQPATQPEHKADITRVLNVRVSYSASRHNDVMRAIDALREIGIVTFSHA, encoded by the coding sequence ATGCAACAAGAAATTATAGACACCACCGCACAGGCCGCTGTCCCCCAGGATGGCGGCCTTGCTCTTTTCGACCTCAAGGTTACGGCAACACCTTTGGTTATCACCTTTGACGTGGACGTCCTGAACGCCGCCGTGGATGCGGTGCTTAAACCATATGAAGGGCGTGTCGTCGGAGAAGGTGAGCTTGCAGGAATCAAGTCCGAAATGTCCGCGCTGAATAAGGTCAAAGACAAGCTTGAAGCGGCCCGCAAGGACATTGCCGGACAAATCAGCGCACCGGTCAGAGAATTTGAGGCGCAGGTGAAGGGCGCAGTCCAGCGCATCATTGACGGGCGCGGCAAACTCGATGCCCAAGTAAAGGCATTTGAGCAAAAACAGCGCGAATCGCGGAGAGCAAAAGTGCAGGCCATCATTGACGAAGTGCTGGAGCCTGCCAAGCTGGACGGCTTGGCAATCGATATTGACGAGCGATGGCTGAACAAGTCTGCAAAAGATAAGGACATCCGCGCCGAGGTTGAAAACATCGCCCTGCGTGAAAAGACCAGGCTTATGGAAGCAGAGCAGCTTGAACGCGCAAGGCAAGACCGCATTCTTCTGATCGAGCAGGCCGTGGAGAGTGCCGGGAAGCGTTACGGCTTTGATCTGCCCGTTGCCAAGTTCTCCCGCCTGTTCTCGCTGGAATGGGACACTAACAACGCGCTGGCGCAGGTCGATGAATGGTTTGCAGCCGAGGCTGAACGCCGCAAGCCCGTTGACCCTGCGCCGACGGTAGAGGCTGAACCCGTTGAACAGCCCATTCAGCAGGAAGCGCCACAGCCCGCAACGCAACCCGAACATAAGGCCGACATTACCCGCGTGCTGAATGTGCGCGTCAGCTACAGCGCCAGCCGCCATAACGATGTGATGCGGGCCATTGATGCCCTGCGTGAAATTGGCATTGTGACCTTTTCGCACGCCTAA
- a CDS encoding single-stranded DNA-binding protein: protein MASLNRVMLIGRLGRDPELRYTQSGTPVCTLQAATDESYTDRDGNKVERTEWHRITCFQKQAENCANYLAKGSLVYVEGSLTTRKWQDQQGQDRYTTEIKAERVQFLDRKGDNQGGSEQPQQQSRQQAAPRGNSQQARPSEASNMDDIPF from the coding sequence ATGGCAAGCCTTAACCGAGTGATGCTCATTGGGCGTCTGGGGCGTGACCCTGAATTGCGATACACGCAGTCCGGCACGCCTGTATGTACGCTTCAAGCGGCCACCGACGAATCCTACACTGACCGAGACGGCAACAAGGTCGAGCGCACAGAGTGGCATCGCATAACCTGCTTCCAAAAGCAGGCCGAAAACTGCGCGAACTACCTTGCCAAGGGAAGCCTTGTCTACGTCGAGGGCAGCCTGACAACGCGCAAGTGGCAAGACCAGCAGGGTCAAGACCGCTACACAACTGAGATCAAGGCCGAGCGCGTGCAGTTCCTTGACCGCAAGGGTGACAACCAGGGCGGCTCAGAGCAGCCGCAGCAGCAATCAAGGCAGCAGGCAGCACCGCGCGGTAATTCGCAACAGGCAAGGCCGTCCGAAGCATCCAACATGGATGATATACCGTTCTGA
- a CDS encoding ERF family protein, with protein MCELKDLQSAEIGEIAEALSIAQAEINPAEKNAINPHLKNKYANISAIYDAVREVLPKHGLCVVQTMLPTDGTRAHVRTILAHKSGQWFASECVMPLDRQGGAQGMGSAITYARRYSLSAILGVVADEDDDGNSAQGRNNKAQIEKDRAAAKANNPSPPSDPQMKMFQTLMNQKHKGNRPAILDDLSSYFGRKITSSNELTKSEISEMIEVLNKSREAA; from the coding sequence ATGTGCGAATTGAAGGATTTACAGAGTGCGGAAATTGGGGAGATCGCGGAGGCTCTTTCTATAGCCCAGGCGGAGATCAACCCGGCTGAAAAGAATGCCATCAACCCGCACCTCAAGAACAAGTATGCGAACATATCCGCGATATATGACGCGGTTCGCGAAGTTCTTCCAAAACATGGGCTATGTGTGGTGCAGACCATGTTGCCCACAGACGGGACACGCGCCCACGTTCGCACGATATTGGCCCACAAGTCTGGCCAGTGGTTTGCCAGCGAGTGCGTGATGCCCCTTGATCGGCAGGGTGGTGCACAGGGAATGGGGAGCGCAATTACCTACGCCCGCCGTTACAGCCTGTCTGCAATACTTGGCGTTGTCGCGGATGAAGACGATGACGGTAACAGTGCTCAGGGGAGAAACAACAAAGCTCAGATTGAAAAAGATCGTGCCGCTGCCAAGGCTAACAACCCAAGCCCGCCAAGCGACCCGCAAATGAAAATGTTTCAAACCCTTATGAATCAGAAGCATAAGGGCAACAGGCCAGCCATTCTTGACGACCTTTCATCGTATTTTGGGCGCAAGATTACCAGCTCAAACGAGCTTACCAAGAGTGAAATTTCTGAAATGATTGAAGTGCTGAATAAGAGCAGGGAGGCCGCATAA
- a CDS encoding S24 family peptidase, whose product MIMSTYDEIASGLRKYAERIGGKANLMRFLDAKKATIYRALDDEDPSLPAPDVLCEWLDKINAQISFPGEELDDYVMIPKVKAVAGAGASLETNGDVAGFYAFRNEFLKREHINGKNSVMMVVRGDSMEPLIKEGDTILIDQNDKTPQDGRIFLVGLGEELMVKVLQKIPNGWNICSINERYAPLSVQGDEMETFRVYGRVRWFGRVL is encoded by the coding sequence ATGATTATGAGTACCTACGATGAAATTGCCAGTGGACTGAGGAAGTATGCCGAGCGGATTGGAGGAAAGGCCAATCTGATGCGGTTTCTTGACGCTAAAAAAGCGACAATTTACCGGGCGCTTGACGACGAAGATCCGTCATTGCCTGCGCCGGACGTCCTGTGCGAGTGGCTGGACAAAATCAATGCCCAGATTTCATTCCCGGGTGAAGAGCTTGACGATTACGTCATGATCCCAAAGGTCAAAGCTGTAGCTGGTGCAGGGGCAAGTCTTGAAACGAATGGCGATGTCGCAGGATTCTATGCATTCAGAAACGAATTTTTGAAGCGCGAACACATCAACGGTAAAAACTCCGTCATGATGGTGGTGCGCGGTGACAGCATGGAGCCTCTTATTAAGGAAGGCGACACCATCTTGATTGACCAGAATGACAAAACGCCACAGGACGGGCGCATTTTTCTTGTTGGCCTTGGCGAAGAGTTAATGGTTAAGGTTCTGCAAAAAATACCTAATGGCTGGAATATATGCTCGATCAACGAACGGTACGCGCCACTTTCCGTGCAGGGCGATGAAATGGAAACATTCCGCGTTTATGGGCGTGTGCGCTGGTTTGGGCGCGTTTTGTAG
- a CDS encoding phage regulatory CII family protein gives MQSINLRHATFNQVLAYAKMLSGLTNAEISEKSGISPANVAKYFKENEAYYPNPCNIPALCCALGNRIILDWQLAQVEELCPQEPISGARGLSDAAMSIADLVGQFCAETREQVADNQVSQHEAKQSQAKIASMERALASIRISLEPLASGKITDNGEA, from the coding sequence ATGCAATCGATAAATCTCAGGCACGCCACGTTTAATCAGGTTCTGGCTTACGCCAAGATGCTCTCTGGCCTGACCAATGCCGAAATTTCCGAGAAGTCCGGCATATCCCCGGCCAATGTCGCCAAGTATTTCAAAGAGAACGAAGCCTATTACCCTAACCCTTGCAACATACCCGCCCTGTGCTGCGCCCTTGGCAACCGCATCATTCTGGATTGGCAGCTTGCCCAGGTCGAGGAACTTTGCCCGCAGGAGCCAATCTCAGGGGCAAGGGGGCTTTCTGACGCAGCTATGTCCATTGCCGACCTTGTGGGTCAGTTCTGCGCAGAAACGCGGGAACAGGTGGCCGACAATCAGGTTTCACAGCATGAGGCAAAGCAGAGCCAAGCCAAGATCGCCAGCATGGAAAGGGCCTTGGCATCCATTCGCATTTCCCTTGAACCGCTGGCCAGTGGAAAAATTACAGACAACGGGGAGGCATAG
- a CDS encoding DNA cytosine methyltransferase, which produces MRQAGWSDDRPVWTGSCPCQPFSTAGDGKGFADERHLWPAFFHLISQCRPTVCFGEQVAKKRGLRWFDLVRSDLECSGYACGGVVTCAAGFGAPHIRERIYWCATDIGGTRSSRTHEHGKSASERDNVETWREFARIHATQSWASWVSQSGAGPLVDGATARVGRVRGYGNGLNVEQAIPFIKAFMEVQNGQ; this is translated from the coding sequence ATGCGCCAAGCTGGATGGTCAGACGACAGACCAGTTTGGACAGGGAGTTGCCCCTGCCAGCCTTTCAGCACGGCAGGCGATGGAAAAGGGTTTGCTGACGAGCGGCACCTGTGGCCTGCGTTTTTCCACCTCATTAGCCAGTGCCGCCCTACAGTCTGCTTTGGAGAACAAGTTGCGAAAAAGCGTGGACTTAGATGGTTCGACCTTGTTCGATCTGACCTGGAGTGTTCGGGTTACGCCTGTGGGGGTGTTGTTACCTGCGCTGCTGGCTTCGGTGCGCCACATATCAGGGAAAGGATCTATTGGTGCGCCACCGACATTGGCGGCACGAGATCATCGCGGACGCATGAGCATGGAAAATCTGCGTCGGAGAGAGACAATGTCGAAACGTGGCGTGAATTTGCAAGAATTCATGCAACGCAAAGTTGGGCATCCTGGGTATCTCAATCCGGAGCTGGCCCGCTTGTGGATGGGGCTACCGCAAGAGTGGGACGAGTGCGCGGTTACGGCAATGGACTCAATGTCGAACAAGCAATCCCGTTCATAAAAGCGTTCATGGAGGTTCAGAATGGCCAGTAA
- a CDS encoding RusA family crossover junction endodeoxyribonuclease: MMLRFRLNTIPTAQARTRHRSMTNKRGKTISVAYKAKSQKINERVLEDLLKLYAPAQPIDGPLVLEFVAALPVPESDSKKKRAEKLAGLLPPSKKPDIDNVTKQLMDAMTRQGFWNDDVQVVELHCRKIYAQQGYIDVVLHTKGGLK; this comes from the coding sequence ATGATGCTCAGATTCAGGCTCAATACGATACCCACGGCGCAGGCACGTACCCGCCACAGGTCAATGACCAACAAGCGCGGAAAGACAATTTCCGTGGCCTACAAGGCCAAATCGCAGAAGATCAACGAAAGGGTGCTGGAAGACCTGCTTAAACTGTATGCTCCTGCACAGCCCATTGACGGCCCTCTGGTGCTGGAGTTTGTGGCCGCCCTACCCGTCCCAGAATCGGACAGCAAAAAAAAGCGTGCTGAAAAACTCGCCGGACTTTTGCCGCCGTCGAAAAAACCGGACATCGACAACGTAACCAAGCAGCTCATGGACGCCATGACGCGGCAAGGGTTTTGGAATGACGACGTACAGGTGGTCGAGTTGCACTGCCGTAAGATTTACGCGCAGCAGGGCTACATTGACGTTGTGTTGCATACCAAGGGCGGGTTGAAATGA
- the nrdD gene encoding anaerobic ribonucleoside-triphosphate reductase: protein MMAGDKLVGQGVGFDRTRRITGYLVGSLERFNNAKRSEERDRVKHGTEAESGQPRKA from the coding sequence ATGATGGCTGGCGACAAGCTGGTTGGCCAGGGCGTGGGGTTTGACCGGACGCGCAGGATTACCGGGTATCTGGTGGGCAGTCTGGAGCGGTTCAATAATGCGAAAAGATCGGAAGAACGGGACAGAGTTAAGCACGGAACGGAGGCAGAGAGTGGGCAACCCAGAAAAGCTTGA
- a CDS encoding glycoside hydrolase family 108 protein: MADNFSIAHAFTAKWEGGLSDDAADSGGLTKFGVDLAMMQDIASIQAGRDTLDRMGIILPVTRNTIKNLTETQAASIYRWQAWEALKLDLIPLRPAVVIYDAAVNSGPKQSVRFAQRGYNACVAYGQPLDTDGIMGPATRKAMQQADTDKILMAMLDQREQFYRDLVAAKPSQEVFLRGWLNRVTDLRRYVRGL; the protein is encoded by the coding sequence GTGGCCGACAATTTCAGCATTGCACATGCCTTTACCGCAAAATGGGAAGGCGGTTTGTCAGACGATGCCGCAGACAGCGGCGGCCTGACAAAATTTGGCGTTGATCTGGCCATGATGCAGGACATTGCATCCATTCAGGCCGGACGCGATACCCTTGACCGCATGGGCATTATCCTGCCCGTCACTCGCAATACCATCAAAAACCTGACCGAAACCCAGGCCGCCAGCATCTACCGTTGGCAGGCATGGGAAGCCCTCAAGCTCGACCTTATACCTTTACGCCCTGCCGTCGTGATCTACGACGCTGCCGTTAACAGCGGCCCCAAGCAGTCCGTGCGCTTTGCTCAGCGCGGCTATAACGCCTGCGTCGCCTACGGCCAGCCGTTGGACACTGACGGCATCATGGGCCCGGCCACACGTAAGGCTATGCAGCAGGCAGACACAGACAAAATCCTCATGGCCATGCTCGACCAGCGCGAGCAATTCTATCGCGACCTTGTGGCAGCCAAGCCTAGCCAGGAAGTGTTTTTGCGCGGCTGGCTCAATCGCGTCACGGATCTGCGACGATACGTCAGGGGGCTGTGA